Part of the Rhipicephalus sanguineus isolate Rsan-2018 chromosome 5, BIME_Rsan_1.4, whole genome shotgun sequence genome is shown below.
TGATGTCCATAAAGCCGTTGTATTCTTCTAGCAAAATAGTAGGAAGTCCACCTCTGTGTTAAAGTAGTTACGGTGCTTACCTGCTGACCCCAacgtcgcgggctcgatcccggccgcggaggtcgcattccgatggaggcgaaatgctagagacccgtgtagttttgcgatgtcagtgcacattaacgaacaccggatggtcgaaatttccggagccctcccctacgtcGTGCcttatcatatcatggttttggcacgtaaaaccccagatattaaacaCGGCAGGAAGCTAGGGTCATGACGTCGTCTgaaaggaaggggagggggggggggaggtaaagCATGCCATAGCCGTgcgtagtatagcatagtatagtgagggggtgggaaagggggcgtgagggtgaggaggagcgacaggaggagagggaaaggaggagggaagagagcgCCACTAAataacaaatgaaggtttcctttcccgccacggCGTTTCtccgctgaaacggcgcagaaacgccgtgcagaaaaaaaaaaaaactggccggcagaagacttgtctttcgacatttgcagcgaagcacgcagatacgcggccaatttctttGTTCCCTCTTATAATTTTTCTGAAAATCTGTGGCAAAAAGCTTTTTTGGCCCGATTGGCTTGATTTTCCGCTGCTGATAGTGCCAACCTCAGCCACCTACCTTTGTTTGACCCCGGAGAGCGAACCAAATGCAGGAGAATCCACCCTGTCAACAGGATACGTTTGAAGTGACCGTGCAGTATCGCAATGAAATGCGAACACTCTATAGATTAGAGTACCCACAATTCAGTGTTGCATGCGATTCACGCGCAAATAAGAAGACATATGAAAGCTTAACGATTGTAAAGAAGACCTAACGCTTGTAAAAACCTAGTTATAGGTTTTCGGGAGGATATGATTTGCAATCGAAAATAATGGGGTAATTCAGCGCTTAGGTTTAGTACAAAAATTATATACAGCGTTCTCCAACAACATGAGCGTGAGAATAGTGTTGTTGATAAGCTGTGACATATAGGAGGGAAGTTTATTTTGTGCAGGTTCGTGTCCGCCGTTCACACAGACTTTATTCGAGAAGTGTGACTAACAAATAAAGAATTTGTTATCTTTCTTCAAACGTTACTAACGGCAATAAATGATTGACAATAGGCAATACCTTTAATTTTTTATGTTTATTACATCACATAACTATAACTATGTTACTTATTGACAGGTATAATAAGGAATTCATGGTGACAAGCTGTAGAATATAATTCTGCTGTTCCATATATCCTCATTTCTAGGTCCTTGGTGTCGTCGAAGGGGTCTTAATGGCTGTCCTGGCGATTTGCGTGAAGATGCTCTAGCGCTCTTGTAGGCCACCGTCGAAATACAGCACTTAATGTAGCTGTCCTCCGGAATCCAGAATCTTGGCTGACACGTCGTTTTTCTCTGTGTGTCATTTATATGCAGTATTTATAAACAGTTCAATTTGTACGTGTAACTAAAATAAACTTTGAACCACCTCAAATAAAGAGGATACTCTAGAATTATGTGTGTTTGAAATAAAACTGATAACACTGAAATAAACAAGCTGTTATGCAATAAACAAGCTGTTATGCATATATGCTAACATTTGCTATGCCTGAACACGACACAAGTGCAAATTGAACACGCTGGTTTGCTgcgtacattttttttctgcttattcgcacgtatttttaaggcgaactgtgaaacagtagaaataaacAGGGAAACAGTAGGAATAAACGGAATATTCTGTAAGGCTATGCCGGAACACAACACATGAACGGCCTGTTTGTCAACGTGTTCATCGTAACACTTATCACAACCTCTGTGTAGTTTTTCTTGCTCATTAGTGCTTGCACCAAATTGAAATGATTGAAATAAACAGGCTACTATATAAGCAACATATTGACCTTAATATGACATGCAAACAAACTGCTTATTGGTATGTTGACCGCAATACTAATCTCACAAAGCTATTTACACACACAATAATGTGTATGTGTATTAGAGGGATCATCGTAATGCTGACCACTGCGCCATTTTGATCATTAGTAAGCGTAAATTAAATAAACTGAAATATTTGAAATAGACAGCTGATACAATCAATACTTAAGCATGAATATGATACGCAAACAAAGCGAGTATTGGCATTTTGACCGTAATACCTATCTTACGTGAAATGTGTTTACAGACACATTCAAAGGTATGCGTGCAGACAAGGCCACATCGTTGACTAACACAAATTGAAGAACTGCAATAAAATTGAGAATTGGCCTCCCAACCCCTTCTGTCCTGTGCTCAAATATTCGGCGAGGCAAGCAATGGTCACATCGCACACGTGTCCCGTGGGTTCATCTTGGATCCTGCGGGACAGTGAAAGGCAGCGGCGAACTCTGGCATCCGCTTGACAACGCTGTTGCAGCCAGATGGCGAGGAGCAGGAGGAGACACCGTCTTCGCAAAATAAGTTGTCGTCGTCAGCACGGTAAGTGTCGTCGTCGCAACACCGTAAAGCACAGTTCACCACAAAGAAGAGTTGTTCTGCTGTATAGTTGAGCGTGGGCAGCACGCGATTAATCTGCGACGCGGGAAGAGTGCGGAAGGCTTCGTAGGACGACGAGGTCGCAGCCAGCACGTGCAAGAGCTCCGCGTCAATATTCAGGTTGGGAATGTATGCGTAGTCCTCATCCagctaaaaagaaataaataaaatggttCATCcttattttacaaaaaaaaatcacgccacatccacgaagtgaatgatgattcagGAGCTGGTTCAGAGATAAtcgggttttgcctgcattattatcatcgtcaaggctctcgaagaacaagagagagAAGAACTCTCTCGCGCGAGTGTGTgcatgctgcagttggctatgctacatgtggttttgcctgcgttaattaacatcatcaaggcgctcgaacaacaagaggaagaagacgtctctttcgcgcgagcatgcgcatgctacagttggctatgctatatgtctTTGAACCGTTGCGCCTGATGCGACGTATTTGGGGCCTCTTCGACTACATTTCCCGTAAGGCGCTGTCCACATTGTAGATGAGCATATTTGATCGATATTGTTTAAGAGGCGTTCTTTAGATTGGTAACCAGTGAATCAATCATTTTTATTTACTACTTCAAAGAGCGGAAGGCATGGGAAGATAGATCTAGTGAAGTTGAATGACATGcaaactttaaaggggccctgtaatactttttcagcatagtcagaaaacgctgccaatcggtagtcgatgctcctgagaacacgtgagccaaacattatagcgcagcacgcagccttgAATTTACAATGAATACCCAAAGTCGGcgagaaatcgctccctcttctgtCCACAAGTGATCACATCAAccaaaatgaccgcgccataaaccaaaagtccacggccattcgtttatttgagcatcgtgagctgcattgttaccgcggccgccgcgagatgTCGCCACGTGTCCGCGCGATCCCACTGAGAGTAAGCCAAGCGcttgaagagaaaaaagaaaggagtgtgctcaaggtcatgacgcgcgctgacgaaaggacgcatcttcttgccccatTGTCACTTCCCTCCcttcgtagctttcagcgcgctcgctggttcGGAAGCAGAGTGAAAGCGCTTGCAGCgggcgacaaatccctgtaactccgctcgtacttggcggATTCTAAATATTTGTGCAGCAGCTGATTCATGAAGCAATGAACTCcgttaatgaagccattcgatgattacttggaaaagtcttGCAAGACCTCTTGAAGTGAGCCATGTAATATGTCAAGCGCATGCTAGAAAGTTAGCGTGCTTTTTactgacgtcatttttttttacagaaatgaCGTTAAGTTATTGTGATGACCATAATTGACCGAAGTTGTCTCAAAGGCGTTGTATAAATAGACTAATTTTATTAACCACTTCAAAGAGTGGACGGCATGGGAATAAAAAAGCTCTAGTGAGGTTGGATGGCATGGAAACCTGTAGTAAACTTAACATCTCGAGCGCATGCTAGAAAATTAGCGTGCTATTCATTAACGTAATTACCGCGATTGAAATGGCGTTGAGTTTGTGGTGGAGCCCGGTGTTTGGTAGTACTGTTTGATGTCTACACATTCTTTGCACAAAATTCAATAGGATCTAATGACGGGCGAGATCTGGTGCGAGACCTTCTACTGACTGTTGTTGGGTGTGCACAGTATCCTAAATCTGAGTATTGTGCAAAGCACTGCCTCTCTTAGTCTCTTCAGGAGTGAGTAACATCAAAGTCATGCAGAGGTCCGTACGAACGTCTCCTCGACAAAAGTATACACAAACCCCATCGCTTTTAAACTTGTGACAGACACTGTATATACAGGACACATGTGTTCACTGTGGATAAGTGTCTTTAGCTGAAGGGATCGAAAATCAGTAAGGTGAAATATGGCATCTTACCGCTGGAGGCTCAGTTGTAGGGCATCGAGCTCCTTGCATGTAGTAATACTGCGCCATGGGTGTCCACCAGTTTGTACAGTCGGGTGCCACGGCATCAATTCCTCTCATCTCCGGAGAGCAGTCGCCACGAAATAATGCATGAGAGATGATCTGCGTtacaaataaatgcttttcataTAACGTGGTGACGAGTCGAGTAAACACATTCGTATAAACcataacaaaagaaagctgcTCATCATGTGCGAGACGTAAAACATATTTAGGCGAATACCTTAGATCCCTCATAAAACGCAAaagttgaccggcgtcccgcgtcggcggcatcggcgccaacacgagtgatgcaaaaaataatcacgcgattacgtcaccgtatgacgtcatcacgacgtcacagattgccaaaatttgtgacgtcattatggggTCACTGTTATATGACAATACGTGACAatacacgatgacgtcatcacacgcacCATCGCTTGGTCAATGTTGGGCCCATGCTggatggaggcagtgcagaaccacgttaggtgcggaaagctttcggtgggtggcagggcaggataaatacatcgaccgagaagaaaaaggtggctttcgcctttgagttgtcttagctgaacgcataagggaccccgtgactTTTATTGTTAGGATATATGTGGACCTAACTTAAACAAATAAGGCTCGTTACTCTTACAGGGGTATGCATTAGTACCCGAAGGTATAGCGAGCAAATAAGACAGGCGTCAAGATCACGCATGGTTGTGCGCAGTTAACAATAAAGATAATTGTCGTTATTGTGGACGTGAGAATATATCTCGTACAGGTCGTAACGAGATATCTCGCACACAATGTAAAACATACAACACTCGCCCGCAAAATGCGTGCAGATAGTTTACAGCGCAGTGGGCTTCGTTCTTATTGTAAATGAAGAACCTTTGACCAGCACAACAGCCTGTCTGCCCTACGCAGAAGCTGTTGGAGCTAAAATGAACTTCACTAAACACACCAATAGGGATGTTTATAAGTTTGCTGGTGTATTTTACGGAAGAAATGTTCGTCCGTCTTTGGTCTATTACCTGATCCTTCGTTCTCAGCACGGCGGCGTATATCTTAGCTTGCTTATTGGCAGCCATAGAAGGAACATAAGCACGGTATCTGCTTTTCACTTTCTTTAGcgtttgcgatagcaattagttTATGGAATACTTACGACTCCCTACTTGTTACTAGTGTGTTCTGCAACCATGTTCAGACCTCACGAAATGACGAAAATTTTAGGCGTTCGGTCACAGCACTGTCGTTTCGTTCTTGGTATGCGGAGTTGGTTCGACGGAAGTGTTAGAACTTAGCAGACAAGCTTACCAGCCTTCTAGATTTCGCGTTACATGATATTATATACAAATATacagaaggaaagaaggtgacttttaagggctcgtttctctttgttagacacaatgttaagaAGAACCACGGccactggatgaaaaagcgcccgtgcgctttttcatccggCGGCCGTGtaagaactaacagaaaataatgccaaggagagtataggggatattatttgtggtAATTATAATATAAGTGTAAAGAAAGCacagtgggcgaaaagataacttgccgccggcagggaccgaacgtgcgaccttcgaataacgcgtccgatgctctaccaaaagtgcacgggaggatgaccgccgctgtagctcaatggtagagcatcgtacgcattattcgaaggtcgcaggttcggtccctgtcggcagcaagttgtcttttggttcactttgctttcttcacacttatatcataattactacaaataatatcccctatactttgcttggcattattgtctgttctcattaacaTTGCTTCTCAAAAATACGAGCTCTTAAAAgtcaacttctttccttcattcatagcgagggtctcgttctggcagacttgatgccttcaggtggtatgcgaggaattattggtcagctgcccgctcgtaaaaaaagaaaaaaaaaagatcacgtgctacgtgacgccaatagcgagaaaaagagtgttccacactcgccgctattgctgcgatcggcgctgactagcactggttcggtccctgccggcggcaagttatcttttcgtccactttactttcttcgcacttatatcataattactacaaatgataTCAGAAATATACAGAAGTACTTGTTCTGGGTTAGCTGGTGCAAATTACCTATTGAGTTAAGGGCTCAAGTTCAGACTGAGATAACGTAGCTATAATCGCACTTATGTTTCTCTTTGGCTTAAGTGTGGCGCCTCACTTTATAGTTACATGCAATGTGACTGCCGTAGCCGATAATCACGGACTCAACAACGTAACGAACCCATTCCTTAGTGCATTCTTCCGCCGGACTGAAAATGGGTCGCGTAAAAGCTTATCCAAATGCACCTACCATTCCAATGGCTGCATAGTTGTACGATGGAGGGCCATTGCTTATAAGGAATGGCGGTCTCGCGATGCCCGCTGGGATCACAAGCTTGTTGAGGCACGGAGAGTAGGCTGCTCGCATACCCGCAGCCCCGAAGTTCACGTCCGGTTGACCAACGCGTTCAAGGATGCGCTTTTGAACCATCTTAGCGGACGGAATCCACGCTTCCCAAAATATTCTCTTGGCTTTCGGGAATGAGCCGTACATGGCCTCCAAGTCTGACTCTACTCGAATGTTACCAGGAAAACCAATAGCTAGCTCCACTGTGGCTAGCCTGTGCAGCGCTTCCAGTCGAGCTGAATCAACCCAGTGCCGGGAAGTGTTGCCGCGTTCCTTCAGATGTTTCGTGATTGTCTCGAGGACGACGCTGGCTATCGCCTCCAGTTGCGCCCGCGCTTCCGGAGTGAACTCTGCGTTCGAAAATATGACGTTgcagagaaacagacagaaaaagtTCAGGCATGAATAAGGAAGGTTATGAAAGGGGGGAATTTTGAATTCACCCGATTAGAAGCACGAAGCTACAAAGGCAACTCGATCGGATTTTTCAGATAAATTCTTAGTTGACAAAAATGTTTGCCTGGTCCGGGAATCGACCCACAACCGGCGTCTTTCTAAGATATTCAGGTTTCCCTCTAGCCTAACGAAAAGGCTAGCGAAGACCGCGCAAGGACAGACTGACAACTTGAAGTAGAGGCACTGAATATGGTAAGTCGGTATTCCAAAAGTTCGCAAGGTGGAGGAAGGTCGATAAAACAAAAGCGAGAAGtttccactaagtcgcgcaaagcttagcaaagcgaagcacgggcccgtcgccgctcgctgggcaacctatttctctatatttctctataCAGTTGGGCGGCCTTCATTTCTTTGTAGTTTTCTGATTCTTTTtccctcgctttctttttctctcttctctctagtttttctgtcttttttgtgcctctttatttctgtttatttttttccctctttctttctctttctcgctctctcgctTTCTATCGCTTTATTTcctatctttgtctcactctTTTTCTCGCtagcttcctatttctttctatcttgttTCTCTCGCTAtatttctttgtgtctgtttctttggtTCTCTCTTGCTTTGTATTCCTGCATTTCTTTTCCTCcatttctctatttctcattcCTTATATAATAAGCTttacgctccccccccctccccctcattttcctccgcctcaccctcacatctgtcctcctcaaccTGACTCCCATTTTCTACCctcttgctatacgatactatatacaaggctatgctatgttctaccagcatgcctggatagtagtgatgcagaactatcggtaaattgactatcgatagtatcgatagtttctttgaaactatcgatagtgcagacaaactatcgatagtcctaCTATCGACAAAATATCGATAGTGcactcggtagtaccatggtaaatattactagcgatattattgccatgtgtgtttattgctttgttttgatgtaataGGGTTTCACCCACAAGAACTGTTAGCAACCTTTGACACAgactgcgctgtaatgtttgagaatcttcacgattgtttgagatcattctcttaaggttacgcgccggacgcgaatagtcaagtttattcgagaacttacgcgagcaccagcgataacgctgtaaggttcGATAACGGATGCAtgaaagacgacgctttccaccgatgatcagattactcgacggccgacgactgttctcgcggctctcagtgcgcagcgtgtatcgcttgtatttttgagttttgattttctggtcacaagatcgcccaaataaagagctccatatttctgagtcttgttgcagcattcttcaccgtcacaaccacgtgacaatactatcgatagtggtgagaATAAGGATGCTGTTACgggtcggccatattgccaaaatatttgtgatagcctactatcagcttcgattaatttatgagcaattcttggcaaaagaaataaattattttcgcAGTTAAAAgagcggaatatgtccatcaataaatcaataaattctaatccaaaagcaaccagttacaccttacaatgaacaaacttagttcatgatattttttgtattttgaaatcataaagagaaatataaatttgaagctgcgcagctccactacatgtaacgccttcctttccgctacaactgaatagtttgaatttatgatcatgtgtcagcaaagcactcaggtgaagaacacaagtatgtcaactttcttgccctccagcctgctcctccggctcccctatgtaccgcgcgcgcgaggaaccaagtttattctgcagtgagttcgtgctgttggttttatactagCGATAGTACCATCAattttttcactatcgatagcgctatcgatagtattctttactatcgatagttcgatagtgactcagctatcgatagtatcgatagtgccatcgatagttctgcatcactactggatagccgagtggttaaggcgccttgtgttacgtgtccttctcctcgtctagtctgttgttttcgctggcgctgttttactgcgagtAAGACGCACGCCTGCAGATCttgggcacgcgggttcgaatccagccGCCTCATGAGGATTTTTTTCTCGCCAAGAGATTTCTTTCagtctttctccctttctttcttcactCTCCTCCTCCCCATCCCATCTCTCCTTCGCtttacgccggacaaatcggcgcacgtgtcctCGAAGCGAaccagaagaggacgaagtgagtgcgtgtcggttcatgatgatgatagtgttggGTCACGACccattacgccgagctagaacgccgttaaaaggcaaaaaattactcACAAGCACATAGAAGCCGCAGTACAGTGTTTTCAATGCGAAGCACATCTTAGCAAACAAAatgcactttgaccatttctatctatgtatctatctagccacctcaTTCTGGGCGCtatcgtggtcgtctccttagcttgacacgtaccaaaatttgcatgagagggcattagtgtacgacgaacacgatgaACAGGTTATTGCATTGATAGGTTGATATAgttgtcgcgtacatcatgaaaccctttccttgagtcatgtgtggcacataccggcataccacggcccatggaatgcgggtatgagccgcAGGATATTCAAAGTTTGTAAATCCCAGGAAAGGCGATAAAAGATTTTTAAACAACCTTTACGCAATCGCGTTTTGAGTTTGTGTCGAACAAACTGCAGGGCAGGCGTCGGCAGCGCTGCCGTTGAGGGAAACATCAGAAGAATGGAAAGGTTAAAAATCATCGTTATagccgcaatcgaacccaggcattcttcgtggcagtcaAATACATTTACAGagttacgccagtgcttgaaaatgcttacGTAAAAGACGCTATAATTAGGTCTTATCGTGGCAACGTCCACTGTGGCTGCAGTGTTCGTTATCTGCGCTTggaacaatgtaataaacattacctaTTAACTCATATGACTCGCCATGCTATGATAAACACGGACAAAAATGGCATAAACCCCTTCTTACGATggtcacatcatcgcactgtagcgttcagttcatttcgataaaactgacatctgtggTCTAAGGTGAGTATCGGCGTCATGTAGGACCGTAGGATAACCCTTTGGGCGTCAGTGTAGTCGGTATAGTGTCAGTGTAGtgggacgtgcctggtaagcctacgatcAATCTCGTAACCGGTAGAgcgggagagagggagggagcccTAGGACCTTCTCACCACTCCCAAATTGTTGCATCCTCACATAGGCACATAGACACTTTCctcaaaataggtgctttcctcaaatagtcaaggcctttaGCATGTGCCTCCCCCCCTTTtcctccccgaaaaaatttcctcgCTAGGGGTCTTCCCACGATACCCATCACTACTCAGAATGAACAAATAAGTCAGTCCAACTCAGAACGCTTAACTCAAaccaataaaaatattcggtataGGCCACTAATGGCCCACTGCTTTGCATACCATCGACTCCCAGAattagtgggatctgccgaatttttaaatctggataaagaaaaagaaacgccagtGTTGGTTTGATTTCAGGTCGTATATTCCCCTTTATGTGCCTGCAtgttgaacgaaaaaaaaaacactctgatAAGCAGAGCTGTACGACAGGTAGCATAACGCTTGCAATACGCCTAAGAGAGTGAAAGTTAAGACATACGTTTGAAGAGGAGAAGTCCTTGGATTGCTGGCTCCATGACTTCAGAGACTTTGCGAATGCAGTGGCTCGCCAAGTCGCTCTCAGGCAGCGTAGCCAGTAGCGGGCTCCTACCGAAGCCTATCATTTGACGAATGAGGCTCCAACAGATCAGCTGGTGTCCTTTCGGCCAAGACTCGGGCTGTGTTATCAGCTTGAGCAGTTCGAGGGCTGCTGAAGAGGCGTGCGCAGTGTCATTCGCTCCGTACGCAAGTCGCGAAAGTTGTTGAAGTTGATCGTGCCATTCATCTGCGTAAAAAACAAGAAATGGCCAGCTACGATTTCCCCTTTTGCAGTTACTCTTCGAAACTACGGATGAGCGCGTTTATTTGTCCATTATTTGCAGGAACAAAATTTAGAAGGATTTAAATAACACAAAGAAGAAAATATATTTTTAACTCTCTTTTATAATAATCTACTACTCTGTGGATTAGCTGTTAATAGGAAAAATATAAGCATGTCCGATGCATACCCAGGAAATGCCGCGTGCTGAGAGAAGGTGCGAAAAATGTTAAACCTTACTAGTCCCTGCTTGCTAACTTACCTGGCTGTCCGTACCAGTGAGCATAAGTAGCCAAGTCTTCTAGACGCATGAAAGAACTTCTGTACTTCTTTGGTATTCGCCGTTGGTCCATTAATTTCTTGAAAGCTGTTAAACAAACACATTCCTTCTTTTCAGATTTCTAGCATTAAAGCTCACATTTTACTGTTTGCAGTCACTTTCTATAAATTCTTTCTAAGTTCCGTATGTATTTTTTGTATTTGAGCAAAGTAACGCGGATGCTAACCAATTATTTAGAAAAGTCAGGTAATGTTTGATTGTAGGAGTGCGCCCACTTATGTCTTTCCTAAATTGCACTGTACGAAGTACGACGGTATAGTGGTTGCTTAGAGacactaaacgaaaaaaaaaacaactgataATTCTTACGCGTCACCTTATAAATATACATGACCCTATATGTTGTCAGCGAGTAACACGGTCTATGATCTTGTACAAGGGAACAAAAATGAAAACCATGAAACTTTCCGGCACTCTAACTGTCTCTGAATTCCCCATGTGAGCGCTCGAGCACGTGGTATTCTGATGGTGAGAACAGCGTTGTTTTAACTGCGATGACAAAAATACAATGGCACGCAATGTATTATTTCTAAACAGCGATATCTTTCATGTCATCTTTTTTGTACAGATGTGAATATTCTCGTTATTACAATGCTATAGTCGTGTGGTAGCGAAAAGCAGGCAGATAAATTCCAAACCGTCACCTTCAGATTCGAAGTGTGCGATGTCCGGAATGAGCATTACGATCTCCGGTCTGAGTGGTTTAGCTTCGTAGACTAGTAGTACACCAGCGTAGTAATCCTTTTTCTCTTGCTCGCTAAGCATAGATCTCTCTCTGAGCCAATCCTGGTCGGTCCTGCTGACGACAACCTACGCCAGTGCACAGAAAATTCGAAAGAGGCGCAGAAAACAAATCGGCTATGACCTAGGCATGACTGAAGCAATACACTTCTTATAAACAGCAAGATATGAAAAATTTCTGGACACGGGGTATCAcgggagccaatgtttcgacaagcggcctTGACTTCttcacttgcagccttgaagaaggcaagaccgCTGACCGAAACGGTAGCACCACCGACGCCCAG
Proteins encoded:
- the LOC119393591 gene encoding neprilysin-3-like, translated to MKTSGLFYWYQNDTNGTRDNKLRQNTASTTECSSQECLIASELNVHIMNGIEADPCEDFQLHVCGGQQARYRGLHTQIQDEALNTLKTLLDSSSLPESGHTAMQKAVSLFRACVRFAKDGLALELPKIRHFLESVGLNLTGRQGQVAKDTTDNPVLPMLRLSLQYALHIFVAVRIDGLHVVNGKKIMRVVVSRTDQDWLRERSMLSEQEKKDYYAGVLLVYEAKPLRPEIVMLIPDIAHFESEAFKKLMDQRRIPKKYRSSFMRLEDLATYAHWYGQPDEWHDQLQQLSRLAYGANDTAHASSAALELLKLITQPESWPKGHQLICWSLIRQMIGFGRSPLLATLPESDLASHCIRKVSEVMEPAIQGLLLFKQFTPEARAQLEAIASVVLETITKHLKERGNTSRHWVDSARLEALHRLATVELAIGFPGNIRVESDLEAMYGSFPKAKRIFWEAWIPSAKMVQKRILERVGQPDVNFGAAGMRAAYSPCLNKLVIPAGIARPPFLISNGPPSYNYAAIGMIISHALFRGDCSPEMRGIDAVAPDCTNWWTPMAQYYYMQGARCPTTEPPALDEDYAYIPNLNIDAELLHVLAATSSSYEAFRTLPASQINRVLPTLNYTAEQLFFVVNCALRCCDDDTYRADDDNLFCEDGVSSCSSPSGCNSVVKRMPEFAAAFHCPAGSKMNPRDTCAM